A single window of Syntrophotalea acetylenica DNA harbors:
- a CDS encoding iron-containing alcohol dehydrogenase translates to MALSREFVKQVYTFFTPPVALMGAGAVEQVGEEAKKLGATKVLLVTDPGMSKIGVAARIIELIEKAGVEVVLFDGAQPNPTYGNVSEGVKAYKDNNCDGLISLGGGSSHDTCKGVGIVISQDGDLSDYIFPAVLTKPFPPYISINTTAGTASEMTRYAVITDESIHVKKVFGDANMLPNVAINDPLMHRGMPAGLTAATGMDALTHAIEGLLTELTTPVTDACGFEAVRLIAKWLRKAVANGQDMAAREAMAYAEYLAGLCFGNAGLGCVHSMAHQPGSMLNLPHGVCNAIALPVVCEYNLMARLERFGEIAIAMGEDISGLSPKAAALKAIEAIRTLSADIGIPSGYAAIGIKESDIQKLAENAYNDFCTFFNPRDITVDILIDLYKKAM, encoded by the coding sequence ATGGCTTTGTCGAGAGAATTTGTAAAGCAGGTCTACACTTTTTTTACCCCCCCCGTCGCGCTGATGGGTGCAGGAGCTGTTGAGCAGGTTGGCGAGGAAGCGAAGAAACTCGGTGCGACCAAGGTTCTGCTTGTCACCGACCCCGGCATGTCGAAGATTGGCGTTGCCGCCCGGATCATTGAACTGATCGAAAAGGCGGGGGTGGAGGTTGTGCTTTTCGATGGGGCCCAGCCCAATCCCACATATGGCAATGTCAGCGAAGGGGTAAAAGCCTATAAGGACAACAATTGCGATGGCCTCATCTCGCTCGGTGGCGGCAGTTCCCATGACACCTGCAAGGGGGTCGGCATCGTGATCAGCCAGGACGGCGATCTCAGCGATTACATCTTCCCGGCTGTTCTAACCAAGCCATTCCCTCCCTACATCAGCATTAACACCACCGCCGGGACAGCGAGTGAGATGACTCGCTATGCGGTGATCACCGATGAAAGCATCCACGTCAAAAAGGTTTTTGGCGATGCGAATATGCTGCCGAATGTTGCCATCAACGACCCCCTCATGCATCGGGGCATGCCGGCGGGGCTGACCGCGGCTACCGGCATGGACGCCTTGACCCATGCCATCGAGGGGCTCTTGACTGAGTTGACGACACCGGTTACGGATGCCTGCGGTTTTGAAGCGGTCAGGCTCATCGCCAAGTGGTTGCGCAAGGCCGTTGCTAACGGCCAGGACATGGCGGCTCGCGAAGCCATGGCCTATGCCGAATACTTGGCAGGGCTCTGCTTCGGCAATGCCGGTCTCGGCTGCGTTCATTCCATGGCCCATCAGCCTGGCAGCATGCTGAACCTGCCGCACGGGGTCTGCAATGCAATTGCGTTGCCCGTGGTATGCGAATACAACCTTATGGCCCGGTTGGAACGGTTTGGCGAAATTGCCATAGCAATGGGTGAAGACATTTCCGGACTTTCTCCGAAAGCGGCGGCCTTGAAGGCCATCGAAGCCATCCGGACGTTGTCGGCCGATATCGGCATCCCTTCCGGTTATGCAGCAATCGGCATAAAGGAGTCTGATATTCAGAAACTGGCTGAAAATGCCTATAACGATTTCTGCACCTTCTTCAATCCTAGAGACATTACAGTGGATATCCTGATCGACCTCTACAAGAAAGCCATGTAA
- a CDS encoding transporter: MRKFIVLFVLGLIVATPKVSLAAYARDYLPLPAGYTLFAAYFNHVSANNYYVNDNKVTDSFNKSLNLGLLRLVHYVNIGDALYGDGGFTVDPQFIIPFVDLELSGDYIGGTDFSTSGMGDPMILATFWFVNDPQNKFWIGFTPWVTVPIGRYDKNRMASPGGNRWVIKPELGIVKGFGDKTYLDIIFGEEFYTDNDEYLGDSELEQDPTFQLEAHLSYDITKTWSVSLDYFFIAGGETKVDGVDQDNEMKNHGVGLTSFFMIGDHHQLLFSYRDDFSVETGWGDKTFGARWCYFF, encoded by the coding sequence GTGAGAAAGTTTATTGTCCTGTTCGTGTTGGGGTTAATTGTAGCAACTCCGAAGGTCTCCTTGGCAGCTTATGCTCGCGATTACCTTCCATTGCCTGCGGGTTATACCCTTTTCGCCGCTTACTTTAATCATGTTTCTGCAAATAATTATTACGTAAATGACAACAAGGTAACAGACTCTTTTAACAAGAGCCTCAATCTGGGGCTTCTCAGGCTAGTGCATTATGTGAATATTGGGGATGCGCTGTATGGTGATGGTGGTTTTACCGTTGATCCCCAGTTTATCATTCCTTTTGTCGATCTCGAGTTGAGTGGGGACTATATCGGTGGAACGGATTTTTCCACATCCGGAATGGGCGACCCCATGATATTGGCTACCTTCTGGTTTGTTAACGATCCCCAAAATAAGTTTTGGATCGGTTTTACTCCCTGGGTGACCGTACCCATAGGCCGCTATGACAAGAACAGGATGGCTAGTCCGGGAGGTAACCGTTGGGTTATCAAGCCGGAGCTAGGCATCGTCAAAGGGTTCGGCGATAAAACCTATCTTGATATTATTTTTGGCGAGGAGTTCTATACCGATAATGACGAATACTTGGGTGATAGTGAGTTGGAGCAGGATCCGACTTTTCAGCTTGAGGCTCACCTGAGTTATGACATTACCAAGACTTGGTCGGTATCACTGGACTATTTTTTCATTGCGGGAGGGGAAACTAAAGTAGACGGAGTCGATCAAGACAATGAGATGAAAAATCATGGTGTAGGTCTTACATCCTTTTTCATGATTGGCGATCATCATCAGTTGTTGTTTTCCTATCGGGATGATTTTTCGGTTGAGACCGGTTGGGGAGATAA